One stretch of Clavibacter californiensis DNA includes these proteins:
- a CDS encoding excinuclease ABC subunit UvrA, with product MPSPENRPNASTPDDRADGFVRVRGASENTLRDVDVDIPRDRIVAFTGVSGSGKSSLAFGTVYAEAQRRFFESVAPYARRLIRQEQTPHVESITGLPPAVALQQRRGAPSTRSTVGTVTTLSNSLRMLMSRAGTYPAGQGRLDSDAFSPNTAAGACPVCHGLGVAHTVTEASLVPDPSLSIRDGAIAAWPGAWQGKNLRDIVIALGHDVDVPWRELPEEARDWILFTEEQPVVQITPQRDRVAKPYNGRFWSARSYVLHTLADSASPRLREAALAHMVSGTCERCGGSGLTPEALAVTFAGRSVQELNALTLADLATAIAPTDGMGDVAVTITTDLVARLAVLVDLGLGYLSLGRVTTTLSPGEMQRLRLATQLRSGLFGVVYVLDEPSAGLHPADAEPLLEVLEQLRDSGNSVFVVEHDMDVVRRSDWIVDVGPGAGQAGGSVVYSGPVDGLREVEASATRPHLFPDLAPARAERTPRTPTGRIRATGVTLHNLVDLDVEIPLGVMVAVTGVSGSGKSTLVSRVLPDLLRASLAPDRVVVEQADEADELDDSSGPARIARVEGAEAVDRLVSVDQRPIGRTPRSTLATYTGLFDAVRRTYAATDEARARGYGAGRFSFNVAGGRCETCQGEGSVTVELLFLPGSYGPCPTCHGARYEPGTLEIEYHGRSIADVLGMTVDEAHGFLQDVPLAARALATLRDVGLGYLRLGQPATELSGGEAQRIKLATELQRAPRGHTLYLLDEPTTGLHPADVVLLLRQLQGLVDAGNTVVVVEHEMDVVADADRVIDLGPSGGDQGGRIVAQGTPREVADTVGSRTAPYLARRLDAS from the coding sequence ATGCCTTCCCCCGAGAACCGCCCGAACGCCTCCACCCCCGACGACCGCGCCGACGGCTTCGTCCGCGTGCGGGGTGCGTCCGAGAACACGCTGCGCGACGTGGACGTCGACATCCCGCGCGACCGGATCGTCGCCTTCACGGGCGTCTCGGGATCGGGCAAGTCGTCGCTCGCGTTCGGCACCGTCTACGCCGAGGCCCAGCGCCGGTTCTTCGAGTCGGTCGCGCCGTACGCCAGGCGGCTGATCCGGCAGGAGCAGACGCCGCACGTCGAGAGCATCACCGGGCTGCCACCCGCCGTCGCGCTGCAGCAGCGCCGTGGAGCGCCGAGCACGCGCTCGACGGTCGGCACCGTGACGACGCTCTCCAACTCGCTGCGGATGCTGATGTCCCGGGCCGGGACCTACCCCGCGGGCCAGGGCCGGCTGGACTCCGACGCGTTCTCGCCCAACACCGCCGCGGGCGCCTGCCCGGTGTGCCACGGCCTCGGCGTCGCGCACACCGTGACCGAGGCGTCGCTCGTGCCGGATCCGTCGCTGTCGATCCGCGACGGCGCCATCGCCGCATGGCCCGGCGCCTGGCAGGGCAAGAACCTGCGCGACATCGTCATCGCGCTCGGGCACGACGTGGACGTGCCGTGGCGGGAGCTGCCGGAGGAGGCGCGGGACTGGATCCTCTTCACCGAGGAGCAGCCCGTGGTGCAGATCACGCCGCAGCGCGACCGCGTGGCGAAGCCCTACAACGGGCGGTTCTGGAGCGCGCGCTCCTACGTGCTGCACACGCTCGCCGACTCCGCGAGCCCGCGCCTCCGCGAGGCGGCGCTCGCGCACATGGTCTCGGGCACGTGCGAGCGGTGCGGCGGCAGCGGGCTCACGCCCGAGGCGCTGGCCGTGACCTTCGCGGGCCGCAGCGTCCAGGAGCTCAACGCGCTGACGCTCGCGGACCTCGCGACGGCCATCGCGCCGACGGACGGCATGGGCGACGTGGCCGTCACCATCACGACCGACCTCGTCGCGCGCCTCGCCGTGCTGGTGGACCTCGGGCTCGGCTACCTCAGCCTCGGTCGCGTCACGACCACGCTCTCCCCGGGCGAGATGCAGCGGCTCCGCCTCGCGACGCAGCTGCGGTCCGGGCTCTTCGGCGTGGTCTACGTGCTCGACGAGCCGTCGGCAGGACTGCATCCGGCCGACGCCGAGCCGCTGCTCGAGGTGCTCGAGCAGCTGCGCGACTCGGGCAACTCCGTCTTCGTGGTGGAGCACGACATGGACGTCGTGCGGCGGTCCGACTGGATCGTGGACGTGGGCCCGGGTGCGGGGCAGGCGGGCGGATCCGTCGTCTACAGCGGTCCCGTCGACGGGCTCCGCGAGGTGGAGGCCTCGGCGACGCGGCCGCACCTCTTCCCCGACCTCGCACCGGCCCGGGCGGAGCGCACGCCGCGGACGCCGACCGGGCGCATCCGGGCGACGGGCGTGACGCTGCACAACCTCGTGGACCTCGACGTGGAGATCCCGCTCGGCGTCATGGTCGCCGTGACGGGCGTCTCCGGATCCGGCAAGTCGACGCTCGTGAGCCGCGTGCTGCCGGACCTGCTGCGGGCCTCGCTCGCGCCCGACCGCGTGGTGGTCGAGCAGGCGGACGAGGCGGACGAGCTCGACGACTCATCCGGACCGGCCCGCATCGCCCGGGTGGAGGGCGCCGAGGCGGTGGACCGGCTCGTGTCCGTGGACCAGCGCCCCATCGGCCGCACGCCGCGCTCGACGCTCGCGACCTACACCGGGCTCTTCGACGCCGTCCGGCGCACGTACGCCGCCACCGACGAGGCGCGCGCCCGCGGCTACGGCGCCGGCCGGTTCTCCTTCAACGTCGCGGGCGGGCGGTGCGAGACCTGCCAGGGCGAGGGATCCGTGACCGTCGAGCTCCTGTTCCTCCCGGGCTCATACGGGCCGTGCCCCACGTGCCACGGCGCGCGGTACGAGCCCGGGACGCTCGAGATCGAGTACCACGGGCGATCCATCGCGGACGTGCTCGGCATGACGGTGGACGAGGCCCACGGCTTCCTCCAGGACGTGCCGCTCGCGGCGCGCGCCCTCGCGACCCTGCGCGACGTGGGGCTCGGGTACCTCCGGCTCGGCCAGCCGGCGACCGAGCTGTCGGGCGGCGAGGCGCAGCGGATCAAGCTGGCCACCGAGCTGCAGCGGGCGCCGCGCGGCCACACCCTCTACCTGCTGGACGAGCCGACCACCGGGCTCCACCCGGCGGACGTCGTGCTCCTCCTCCGCCAGCTCCAGGGGCTCGTGGACGCGGGCAACACGGTCGTCGTGGTGGAGCACGAGATGGACGTGGTGGCGGACGCCGACCGGGTGATCGACCTGGGCCCGTCCGGCGGCGACCAGGGCGGGCGGATCGTGGCGCAGGGCACCCCGCGCGAGGTCGCCGACACCGTCGGCAGCCGCACGGCGCCGTACCTCGCGCGGCGGCTCGACGCGTCCTGA
- a CDS encoding sigma-70 family RNA polymerase sigma factor produces MTMTPTRPTAADTTTDTALDQVESVSPVDPYADSDLPEPSLVTPGASTDAVKDYLRQIGRVPLLTAELEVSVARRIEVGVLSQEVLDTRTDLTPAERREYQTLAQDGMRAKQHLVNANLRLVVSIAKRYTGRGLPFLDLIQEGNMGLVRAVEKFDYQAGFKFSTYASWWIKQSITRGMADTSRTIRIPVHTVEHINRINAVQRELAVELGRDPSMEEIARESDTPVTKVRYLLDRAQEPMSLQVLVGGSGGDGDTEMADLIEDADVTQPIDVVTQQLMAAHVTRLIDGLAERDAEVVRMRFGLAGLEPRSLAFVSQQLGVTRERVRQIEKKVLAKLRIPELETYIRG; encoded by the coding sequence ATGACGATGACACCGACCCGGCCCACGGCCGCAGACACCACCACCGACACCGCGCTCGACCAGGTCGAGTCCGTCAGCCCCGTCGATCCGTACGCGGATTCCGACCTCCCCGAGCCCTCGCTCGTCACCCCGGGCGCCAGCACCGACGCCGTCAAGGACTACCTGCGCCAGATCGGACGCGTGCCGCTGCTCACCGCCGAGCTGGAGGTGAGCGTCGCCCGTCGCATCGAGGTGGGCGTCCTGTCGCAGGAGGTCCTCGACACCCGCACCGACCTCACGCCCGCCGAGCGTCGCGAGTACCAGACGCTCGCCCAGGACGGGATGCGCGCGAAGCAGCACCTCGTCAACGCCAACCTGCGGCTCGTCGTCAGCATCGCCAAGCGCTACACGGGTCGCGGCCTGCCGTTCCTGGACCTCATCCAGGAGGGGAACATGGGCCTCGTCCGCGCCGTCGAGAAGTTCGACTACCAGGCCGGCTTCAAGTTCTCGACCTACGCGTCGTGGTGGATCAAGCAGTCCATCACCCGCGGCATGGCCGACACGAGCCGCACCATCCGGATCCCCGTGCACACGGTCGAGCACATCAACCGGATCAACGCGGTGCAGCGCGAGCTCGCGGTGGAGCTCGGCCGCGACCCCTCCATGGAGGAGATCGCACGCGAGTCGGACACGCCCGTCACCAAGGTGCGCTACCTGCTCGACCGCGCGCAGGAGCCCATGTCGCTGCAGGTCCTCGTGGGCGGCAGCGGCGGCGACGGCGACACCGAGATGGCCGACCTCATCGAGGACGCGGACGTGACGCAGCCCATCGACGTGGTGACGCAGCAGCTCATGGCGGCGCACGTCACGCGCCTCATCGACGGGCTCGCCGAGCGCGACGCCGAGGTCGTGCGCATGCGCTTCGGGCTGGCCGGCCTCGAGCCCCGCTCGCTCGCCTTCGTGAGCCAGCAGCTCGGCGTGACGCGCGAGCGCGTGCGCCAGATCGAGAAGAAGGTGCTCGCGAAGCTCCGCATCCCGGAGCTGGAGACGTACATCCGCGGCTGA
- a CDS encoding histidine phosphatase family protein translates to MVASRIHLIRHGEVHNPHGVLYGRIPGYGLSELGHRMADAAARALEEEGAPVNRVIASPLQRAQESAAPWAERFALEVATDERVIEPTNRFEGSKFPSPARIARSPRLWPLVVDPVKPSWGESYRSIAARMAEAVKAAYRSVPDGDVVIVSHQLPIWMVHLSLAGERLFHDPRQRRCALSSITTVERVGDRFVETGYIDAAAGLAADAVDQGAV, encoded by the coding sequence GTGGTCGCCTCACGAATCCATCTCATCCGTCACGGCGAGGTGCACAACCCGCACGGGGTCCTCTACGGACGGATCCCGGGGTACGGCCTCTCGGAGCTCGGCCACCGCATGGCGGACGCCGCGGCGCGGGCGCTCGAGGAGGAGGGCGCTCCCGTCAACCGCGTCATCGCCTCCCCGCTGCAGCGCGCGCAGGAGTCCGCCGCTCCGTGGGCCGAGCGCTTCGCCCTCGAGGTCGCCACCGACGAGCGCGTCATCGAGCCCACCAACCGCTTCGAGGGATCCAAGTTCCCCTCGCCCGCGCGCATCGCGCGCTCGCCGCGCCTCTGGCCGCTGGTCGTCGACCCGGTGAAGCCCAGCTGGGGCGAGTCCTACCGCTCCATCGCCGCGCGCATGGCGGAGGCCGTGAAGGCCGCGTACCGCTCCGTGCCGGACGGCGACGTCGTCATCGTCAGCCACCAGCTGCCCATCTGGATGGTCCACCTCTCCCTCGCGGGCGAGCGCCTCTTCCACGATCCCCGCCAGCGTCGCTGCGCCCTGTCGAGCATCACGACGGTGGAGCGCGTCGGGGACCGCTTCGTCGAGACGGGCTACATCGACGCGGCCGCGGGGCTCGCCGCCGACGCCGTCGACCAGGGGGCGGTGTGA
- a CDS encoding TlpA family protein disulfide reductase: protein MPGVSRRSILAAAASAVLGAVALSGCTEDPLAAEFRAGDSKRYIAGDGTFTEIPLAERAEPVDFSGTLSDGTEITSADYRGSVTVLNFWYAECPPCRLEAKDLQAASQEHAADGVKFLGVNTRDQRPNVDSFDKTYGITYPSVLDVEDTSMQLAFAGTIAPNAVPATIILDRQGRVASRVLGQIDPGVLRTLVKDTVAEAAG from the coding sequence ATGCCCGGCGTCAGCCGTCGCAGCATCCTGGCGGCCGCCGCCTCCGCCGTGCTCGGTGCCGTCGCGCTCTCGGGCTGCACCGAGGATCCGCTCGCCGCCGAGTTCAGGGCAGGCGACAGCAAGAGGTACATCGCGGGCGACGGCACGTTCACCGAGATCCCGCTCGCGGAGCGCGCGGAGCCCGTCGACTTCTCCGGCACGCTGTCGGACGGCACGGAGATCACCTCCGCCGACTACCGCGGATCCGTGACGGTCCTCAACTTCTGGTACGCCGAGTGCCCGCCCTGCCGCCTCGAGGCCAAGGACCTGCAGGCCGCGAGCCAGGAGCACGCGGCGGACGGCGTGAAGTTCCTCGGTGTCAACACCCGCGACCAGCGCCCCAACGTCGACTCCTTCGACAAGACGTACGGCATCACGTACCCGTCCGTCCTCGACGTCGAGGACACCTCCATGCAGCTGGCCTTCGCCGGCACCATCGCGCCGAACGCCGTGCCCGCCACCATCATCCTCGACCGCCAGGGCCGCGTGGCGTCCCGCGTGCTCGGGCAGATCGACCCCGGCGTGCTCCGCACGCTGGTGAAGGACACCGTCGCCGAGGCGGCGGGGTAG
- a CDS encoding cytochrome c biogenesis CcdA family protein codes for MDQIQSALSGQLLVAVPLALLAGLVSFASPCVLPLVPGYLGYIGGMAEAKGGSATRRRLLLGTALFVLGFSAVFIITTLVSATAGFWLMRWQDVVTRILGVVLIVMGLVFTGRLGFLQRQVKSSWRPATGLAGAPLLGIVFGIGWAPCIGPTLAVVISMSLTSADAGRGVLLGVAYCIGLGVPFLLVALGLGWMTRTVGFLRRHIRTVNLVGGALLVITGVLMVSGLWSAWMLQLQGVIASYVPAI; via the coding sequence GTGGACCAGATCCAGAGCGCCCTCTCCGGCCAGCTCCTCGTCGCGGTGCCGCTCGCGCTGCTCGCGGGCCTGGTCTCGTTCGCGTCGCCCTGCGTGCTGCCGCTGGTGCCGGGCTACCTCGGGTACATCGGCGGCATGGCGGAGGCCAAGGGCGGATCCGCGACGCGTCGCCGGCTGCTCCTCGGGACGGCGTTGTTCGTGCTCGGCTTCTCCGCGGTCTTCATCATCACGACGCTCGTCTCCGCCACGGCCGGCTTCTGGCTCATGCGCTGGCAGGACGTCGTCACGCGGATCCTCGGGGTCGTCCTCATCGTGATGGGCCTCGTCTTCACGGGCCGGCTCGGGTTCCTGCAGCGGCAGGTGAAGAGCTCGTGGCGCCCCGCGACCGGGCTCGCGGGCGCTCCGCTGCTCGGGATCGTCTTCGGCATCGGCTGGGCGCCGTGCATCGGCCCGACGCTCGCGGTCGTCATCTCCATGAGCCTCACCTCGGCCGACGCGGGCCGCGGCGTGCTGCTCGGCGTCGCCTACTGCATCGGGCTCGGCGTGCCGTTCCTCCTCGTGGCCCTCGGCCTCGGATGGATGACGCGCACCGTCGGGTTCCTCCGCCGCCACATCCGCACTGTCAACCTCGTCGGGGGAGCGCTGCTCGTCATCACCGGCGTGCTCATGGTCTCCGGGCTCTGGTCGGCGTGGATGCTCCAGCTCCAGGGGGTGATCGCCTCGTATGTCCCGGCCATCTGA
- the resB gene encoding cytochrome c biogenesis protein ResB gives MSRPSDHVDSPRQAPREGAPITQPKLGFLGTLRWFWRQLTSMRTALFLLLLLAFAAIPGSLVPQRSSDPNGVTQFRADNPDLYPVLDKLQVFDTYSSVWFSSIYLLLFISLIGCVVPRAKHHFDALRQAPPTTPARLSRLAGYTTRTTTADPVDAIRQARALLKRQRYRTVLVDDASAAGGVLSVSAERGYLRETGNLVFHSALVGILITVGIGGGFGYSGQKVLVEGQSFVNTLSTFDSFNPGRFFDDSSLTPYRVKLNALHVQYEQQNPNAIGQPLDFTADVTADVPGGQPQEREVKVNDPLAIGGTDMYLLGNGYAPHVTVRDPAGTVVYSADVPFLPQDAKLTSLGVVKVPDGLREQVGMLGFFYPTQGAEKAPFFSSYPDLDNPLLTLNVYTGDLGIDGGVPTSVYTLDTGNLTQLTGGKTGVQSIELAPGQTVDLPDGLGSVSLDSVPRFVSFDVHHDPTQRWVLLFAILVLGGLLTSLFVPRRRVWVKAVPQADGSTTLEYAGLARGEDPTLEAAVAALADKHVAGLSPGAVSDAEVRLHS, from the coding sequence ATGTCCCGGCCATCTGACCACGTCGACTCCCCGCGGCAGGCGCCGCGCGAGGGTGCGCCCATCACGCAGCCGAAGCTCGGCTTCCTCGGCACGCTGCGCTGGTTCTGGCGGCAGCTCACGAGCATGCGCACGGCGCTGTTCCTGCTGCTGCTGCTCGCGTTCGCGGCGATCCCCGGATCCCTCGTGCCGCAGCGCAGCTCCGACCCGAACGGCGTCACGCAGTTCCGTGCCGACAACCCGGACCTCTATCCGGTCCTCGACAAGCTCCAGGTGTTCGACACCTACAGCTCGGTGTGGTTCTCCTCCATCTACCTGCTGCTGTTCATCAGCCTCATCGGCTGCGTCGTGCCGCGCGCCAAGCACCACTTCGACGCGCTCCGCCAGGCGCCACCCACGACGCCAGCCCGGCTCTCCCGCCTCGCCGGGTACACGACGCGGACCACCACCGCGGATCCGGTCGACGCCATCCGCCAGGCCCGCGCGCTGCTCAAGCGCCAGCGGTACCGCACGGTCCTCGTCGACGACGCGTCGGCCGCGGGCGGCGTGCTCTCGGTCTCGGCCGAGCGCGGCTACCTGCGCGAGACCGGCAACCTCGTCTTCCACTCCGCGCTCGTCGGGATCCTCATCACCGTCGGCATCGGCGGCGGCTTCGGCTACTCCGGGCAGAAGGTGCTCGTGGAGGGCCAGTCGTTCGTCAACACGCTCTCCACCTTCGACTCGTTCAACCCGGGCCGCTTCTTCGACGACTCGTCGCTCACCCCGTACCGGGTCAAGCTCAACGCGCTGCACGTGCAGTACGAGCAGCAGAACCCGAACGCCATCGGCCAGCCGCTCGACTTCACGGCCGACGTGACGGCCGACGTGCCGGGCGGCCAGCCGCAGGAGCGCGAGGTCAAGGTCAACGACCCGCTCGCCATCGGCGGCACCGACATGTACCTCCTCGGCAACGGCTACGCGCCGCACGTGACGGTGCGGGATCCCGCGGGCACCGTCGTCTACAGCGCCGACGTGCCGTTCCTCCCGCAGGATGCGAAGCTCACCTCGCTCGGCGTGGTCAAGGTCCCGGACGGCCTCCGCGAGCAGGTCGGCATGCTCGGCTTCTTCTACCCGACGCAGGGCGCGGAGAAGGCGCCGTTCTTCTCCTCCTACCCGGACCTCGACAACCCGCTGCTGACGCTCAACGTCTACACGGGCGACCTCGGGATCGACGGCGGCGTGCCCACCTCGGTGTACACGCTCGACACGGGGAACCTGACGCAGCTCACCGGCGGCAAGACCGGCGTCCAGTCCATCGAGCTCGCCCCCGGCCAGACGGTGGACCTGCCCGACGGCCTCGGCAGCGTGAGCCTCGACTCCGTGCCGCGCTTCGTCTCGTTCGACGTGCACCACGACCCCACGCAGCGCTGGGTGCTGCTGTTCGCGATCCTCGTGCTCGGCGGCCTGCTCACGTCCCTCTTCGTGCCACGCCGGCGCGTGTGGGTCAAGGCGGTGCCGCAGGCCGACGGATCGACGACCCTCGAGTACGCGGGGCTCGCCCGCGGCGAGGACCCCACGCTGGAGGCCGCCGTCGCGGCCCTGGCGGACAAGCACGTGGCCGGCCTCTCGCCGGGCGCGGTGTCAGATGCAGAAGTTAGGCTCCACTCGTGA
- the ccsB gene encoding c-type cytochrome biogenesis protein CcsB → MNTAMLDDVSLIALLVAMGLYAAAFIAFALDLARRSALVADAATAAARQPSAVGATAARRGGTATLEREPASSGRDGVASGPDAPVSAGRSVSLNVAMVLLVVGFVAHAVATVLRGLAASRVPWANMYEFAMTGTLLILSVYLIVLTRRDLRFLGTFVTGLILILLGVAVVQYRVEVAPLPPSLQSYWLVIHVFVAALGTGFFALAFALSGVQLLQFRRESLAADAQAAKMRFLATLPDSVTLESMAYRLNIVGFIFWTFTLMAGAIWAERAWGRYWGWDTKEVWTFIIWVLYAGYIHARATRGWRGSRSAWLAIIGFSAVMFNFGVVNVFFKGLHTYSGL, encoded by the coding sequence GTGAACACGGCCATGCTCGACGACGTCTCCCTCATCGCGCTCCTCGTCGCGATGGGGCTCTACGCGGCCGCGTTCATCGCGTTCGCCCTCGACCTCGCGCGGCGGTCCGCGCTCGTGGCGGACGCGGCCACCGCCGCGGCACGCCAGCCCTCCGCGGTCGGCGCCACCGCCGCTCGCCGTGGCGGCACCGCCACCCTCGAGCGCGAGCCCGCGTCGTCGGGTCGCGACGGCGTCGCCTCCGGTCCGGACGCGCCCGTCTCCGCCGGCCGCTCGGTCAGCCTCAACGTGGCCATGGTGCTGCTCGTCGTCGGGTTCGTCGCGCACGCCGTCGCGACCGTGCTCCGTGGCCTGGCCGCCTCGCGCGTGCCGTGGGCCAACATGTACGAGTTCGCCATGACGGGCACGCTGCTCATCCTCAGCGTCTACCTCATCGTGCTCACGCGCCGCGACCTGCGCTTCCTCGGCACCTTCGTCACCGGGCTCATCCTCATCCTCCTGGGCGTCGCCGTCGTGCAGTACCGCGTCGAGGTGGCGCCGCTGCCGCCGTCGCTGCAGTCGTACTGGCTCGTGATCCACGTCTTCGTCGCGGCGCTCGGCACGGGCTTCTTCGCGCTCGCCTTCGCGCTGTCCGGCGTGCAGCTGCTGCAGTTCCGCCGGGAGTCGCTCGCCGCCGACGCGCAGGCCGCGAAGATGCGCTTCCTCGCGACGCTGCCCGACTCCGTCACGCTCGAGTCGATGGCCTACCGCCTCAACATCGTGGGCTTCATCTTCTGGACCTTCACGCTCATGGCCGGTGCCATCTGGGCCGAGCGCGCGTGGGGACGCTACTGGGGGTGGGACACCAAGGAGGTCTGGACCTTCATCATCTGGGTGCTCTACGCCGGGTACATCCACGCTCGGGCCACGCGCGGCTGGCGCGGGTCGCGCTCGGCGTGGCTGGCCATCATCGGGTTCTCGGCCGTCATGTTCAACTTCGGCGTCGTGAACGTGTTCTTCAAGGGGCTGCACACCTACAGCGGGCTGTAG